From the genome of Altererythrobacter sp. BO-6:
GCAAGGTACGCTAAACCCTGTCACTGCTTACGGTCGATCGAAGGTAGAGGCCGAGATCGGCATTTCAATGTTGGCGGACGAGACCTTCAGTCCAACTTTTCTCCGGGCCTCGACAGCTTATGGCCTGTCCCCGCTAATTCGTATGGACCTCGTGGTGAACAATCTGACCGCTTGGGCATGCACAACGGGAGAGGTTCACTTGATGAGCGACGGTTCGCCGTGGCGCCCGATCGTACACGTCGAAGATATCGCTGCAGCATATATCGCTACAATCGAAGCCGACCGTTCAGAGATCCATAACGAGGTCTTCAACGTCGGCCAGACAACTGAGAATTATCAAATCCGCGAGATCGCAGAGATAGTGCGTGATGTTGTGCCCGGCTCGAAAATCGGCTTTTCGGACGAGGCGAGTCCCGACGTGCGCAACTATCGGGTGGACTGCAACTACATTGCTCGCAAGTTGCACAACTTCAAGCCGCAGTGGACCTGCAAGCGAGGGGTTGAGCAACTCTTCGAAGCCTTCACGTCAAACGGTCTGACGTTCGACCAATTTAACGGGCCGCGTTTCAAGCGCATAGCTCATATGAAAGAGCAGATAGAGCGGGGGTCGTTTAACGATGACCTGTTTCCGGTGCGCGAAATTGTAAACGTCTGAAAACTAGCCAAATTGGGAAAATGGATTTTGTCCACACGGTAAATTGCCGTAATACTCAAGCGGTCCGGTCTTCCCACCATCTGTGGCAAAGTAATTCGACTTTATTAGAAATTGAGTAACGGTTGTACGCCGAAAGTTTTTATACTTCTCAGTCGAGCCAAGAAGCATATCAACCCCTTGTGCCGACAGAGCAGCAGATAAAAGTACAAGCTTATTCAAGCTATCAAGCCGATTGCCGTGAAGTTCCGAAACGTAGTCCCTAGCGAAATGTTCTAGCGCAGCAGAGGGAATAGTCGCATCCGGCAAAGCGCGCTTTGTCATTGCGATGACAAAGTCTTCTTCTCGCGAATAGCCAAGTCTGCCGCCAATGATTGCGGCTCCAGCGAGTGCGCTTGCTCCAAATCCAATGATCAGCTTGCGTCGCGTCGTCCAAGGTGTCTTGATTTCCATTTTAAATCGCCCAACGTCAGATTTCATTACCCAATTTCAGGGACATGGCGGCACATGTCAGGCTTGGCACCGCCCAGCTCGTCGTCGGGAATACCGAGGTGCCGACCACCACCAGGTTCCTCAGCTGATGATGCACTTGCCTAGCGTCAACTACAGAAGTCGCGGGATCCATCCCCATACGCAAAGAGCCCTGTATATGATCAGTGGTGGGGAGAATCCTGCGCAGCTCTATGCTTTCGATGGGCAGCGAAGAGAATATTTCCGGGATTTTGCCAATCGCGAAATTCAGGCCTTTGATGGCATATTCGGAGAAGCCGCTGTGTCTAATGAAGGGGACTTCCCCGCCATCATCAATGACGGCGTTTTCTTCGTAGAGTAAGTCCTCCACAGTA
Proteins encoded in this window:
- a CDS encoding NAD(P)-dependent oxidoreductase is translated as MKVLLTGHMGYIGSVLAPKLLDQGHQVVGLDSALFEGCNFLPERAKIASVAGDVREFVQDPARANEQLHDIDVVIHLAALSNDPLGDYRPGLTQEINAQASIELARCAKRAGVTRFVFASSCSNYGASGDGFITEQGTLNPVTAYGRSKVEAEIGISMLADETFSPTFLRASTAYGLSPLIRMDLVVNNLTAWACTTGEVHLMSDGSPWRPIVHVEDIAAAYIATIEADRSEIHNEVFNVGQTTENYQIREIAEIVRDVVPGSKIGFSDEASPDVRNYRVDCNYIARKLHNFKPQWTCKRGVEQLFEAFTSNGLTFDQFNGPRFKRIAHMKEQIERGSFNDDLFPVREIVNV